The Pseudochaenichthys georgianus chromosome 20, fPseGeo1.2, whole genome shotgun sequence genomic interval catttcaagtgctactcaactggctttaggtaagccagccctttattagtatataagtgcttagttaatagttctatcgctcgaagtggagtcgaaagagatgagttttcagtctgccccggaaggtgtgtaagctttctgctgtcctgatgtcagtggggagctcattccacaattttggagccaggatagcaaacccacgtgtttttgctgatgggaacttgggtccccttcgcagcgagggtgcagcgagccgtttggttgatgcagagcggagtgcacgtgctggggtgtacgattaaccatgtcctggatgtaggaagggccagatccattcgcagcatggtacgcaagtaccattgtcttgaagtggattctagcagttaccagaagccagtggagggagcggaggagcggcgtggtgtgggagaatttaggaaggttgaagaccagacgagccgctgcattctggatgagctgcaggtcggatggcacatgcaggtagaccagccaggagggagttgcagtagtttaggcgtgagatgatgagagcctggaccagaacctgcgtcgctttctgggtcagctggggacgcatcctcctgatgttgtgcagcgggtagcagctatgtttgcagtgaaggacaggttgttatctataaacacataacgctatcaaataatactttctatcaatatatctatctttaccaaatataacatattatggagatcacaaaaatacactgtcaatgttaataaacaaaaaacaaggcaatgtgcctgcaagactgcactcaggtaaacaaaacatattacccgtgcgcagcagctaacctgcctgcgagccttcgctcaggtcacatttacccaggtgcggctgaagcccgcgaaaatggcatctattgttgccgacagtttagtatttttaaaataccgttactatgtcaaacatgctcacaaccttctgacacactctcctaaacatctccaacatcatatctaattcacacaagttaacatcgatcattttcattatgtactgacctgtagaaaacagaaaagtggagcagcaataattatacacaggatccggttgatcgtctggattgcttctgaggagggggcggaagtgtccccccctaaggtaacccagatgtcaccgctcacctgccaaaggttccaccttggcgctacttactcgtactgcttctcaaacagtacagataaaccataaaatgatatgaatgtcaccaaaataaatacagataatgttcagtttcaaattcactattgttttgttttaagattaaaagttttaaaaagaaagaaatgttcaaatagtagatgaatattcaagaggtctttaaaaacatcacactgatcatcaaaagttcataaaatgctcatgaatattccaaaatattctgaacttgccacaatcatccaaaattcatgaaatgctcatagtcatgaaaagttcatgaaatactcatgcacactttttggggttttaattataatgttgtgattggctggatcatgaaaagttcataaattgctcataaaagtctgtcatgagcaaaacaggaactttatatgaatgaacaatgttcataaacattccatgaactgctctttaaaatggttcatgagcattttaagaattttggttcatgaacatgacaagtgaacatataatgagttgttcatgaatgtttcatgagtgctcatgaacagctcataaagtcatgaactccatctcgcaggggaagACATCGAGGTGTTTGTTCTCCTCTACAGCTTGGCCCATGGACTATCGCTCTCTGTGGTGGGTTCAGCATTCGGGATTCCCAAATCGACGGTCCACAGGATCATCAAACACGTCACCGGGAAGATAAAGGCCAACCTGAAGACCCTCATTTCCCTGCCAACCGCAGATGAGCTGCCAGAGATTGCAGATGGCTTCTGTCAGCTTGCAAAGAGTCCTGCATTTCACCGTGCTGCTGGTGCGATTGATGGATGCCATATTCGCATCAAACCTCCAGGAAACGAGTACCACAAGGAGTACATCAATTACAAGCTGTTTCCTTCCATCCAGATGCAGGCCATCTGTGACTCAACTGGGAGATTCCTGGATGTCTTCATCGGCTATCCAGGCTCCGTTCATGATGCCAGAGTACTGCGAAACAGCCCCATCTTCTGCCAGGCACTGTTTCCCCCAGCTGGTTGGTTCCTCCTTGGGGACGGTGGTTATCCCTGCCTGGAAAAACCAGTGGGATTACTCACACCCTACAAGGTCCCTCGCGGCCAGGTGCAGGCCAGATTCAACAGGCATCATGCCAGGGCTCGGTCTGTGGTGGAAAGAGCATTTGGAAGGATGAAGGCTCGCTGGAGGGCCACCCTTTTCAAAGCGCTGGAGGTCAGTCCAAGCTTTGCCCctgaccaacacatcctcactcccaggtcggcttatgttgacgttatgtcaagtcccctgccggctttttccaacgcaagggggggggccttagcgtccattttcaacgcaaggggggggggcttagtgtccattttcaacgcaaggggggggcccttagcgtccattttcagctttccgggatgtccatgtgcttctatggacgctcatggaagcacggcattcgtttgtgtcaactgcccttaaaggcaatgaagacactacactacccagaatccccagctatcgtttggactacaccatgtgctctgtttgacaaaccccgtgatagtcctcaagctctgtcattggagagtgtgctccgagggttaccgagcctcgaacagcacttgaaatgggatggaaccacggcagactgttcaaaactggatttgaacgggtccaccgcgtcccccccgtccccgtccccagaactacacatgctggctattctgtttcgcaacatgttctctatggcacgtctctactgggagttgtagttttaaaagacgttttcgtatttcccataataagaagttgccagtattaaactgtgtacatccctggaggtttaggggacaggaaacactcacatttaaaacatataattaataaatgggtgaaaattgctggtgcccataatgggcagtattaatatatatacccacacgccagctaaggtcagaagagctttatttaacagctggacttatgtttgtgacccctcctgttgttaattgataacattacattacattaattgataagcctgaaacatgcacttgtcaaggttcagaggcacattttgcaaatatggcatagccatcgatcagcttaagataagatatactttattgatcccaagttggaacatttgcgttacatcagcatgtgtaacagttaaatatgcagtggtgtttatttgaaaatcatttagtataatcacacaaattctgtgttttatatttaacaattctgtgttctttatttattgattgttcaatacctgacaaggccggagatgaaatatctgcatacatcataagagtataatacattatgtataatatcagttaaaataagtgcttcaacatagttaacattgctggaggtatgcacacatattgatagatgtcttgtaatgcactgttgaggaacctgcgacccaagtttttcattcagtgcagaactacaccatacctatatgatatgtcaataaaccttagaacatcttgaaatcttgaacgggatgtgcaaaatagtcattatatacagtctttaattaactattagtagagaataacgagtaatgaatatactttatagggatcctattaatatctaataataaaaataatgaaattcaataacatgctttaaccaccaggtgtctctttatatcatctgtgcacctttatggtgtaaatacagcctatctaccaattggatcaaatataaaagtgagccgaattagtgttgatacggcaaggagacgtattgtgtgaaaagaaatgtaagatgttgtgtaatggctgatatatttatgatccacgtcacgttttcagttcctcatgtttgtcttctcatcagggctatacatacagaactacggcagatatgtaatatttaatgcagccgaaccgtgtattacaatgccgttatgtgatgactttgaaagagaaaagcaagcacactcggaataaggtattattttattttttaaaaatgttttcggtctgtttccggtatttgttaatgacgatgtgctgtgagatgtgagactggaattgcacagggggaaataacgtatctttagatgcggattttgttaaactaatatgtttgcgctgtggaccaacactatacattgacggggaagggggtagcaataaagataacaccattaaacagttacacaacataacagaaataatatcgatagcagcgtccctagcaaccaccttggtaacaatgaaaacgttggacgcaatttcctgaagtaatcttcgtaataactagcaaactaaagatcatgtacatccactgcacacataatctgaaataacaactcatatttctcgcatcaaatgacatcaaaacgcattttaatggccaaactaactttaaaataggcattttacacccagaataaaacgaagttcggccatgttttctttttctgcagggagaaatgatagctggggattctgggtagtgtagtgtcttctgccatcctttactccgaaaaaagatttgtttctccgaatcgaaggggaaaaatacaaaagcattgcacacaatttaaaccaatcaatgttgtgtaattaacaaggataatctggtgttttttagtcgatgagtagtgcagatatcactgtaaaatcaatcgtcagtaaggggaatatttacttccgggtgtacaattctccgctatccaatgagaatggacgctcacattgcctttaagggcagtcgacacaaacgaatgccgtgcttccatgagcgtccatagaagcacatggacatcccggaaagctgaaaatggacgctaaggcccccccccttgcgttgaaaatggacgctaaggcccccccccttgcgttgaaaatggacgctaaggccccccccccttgcgttggaaaaagccggcaggggacttgacataacgtcaacataggccgacctgggagtgaggatgtgttgccctGACATCATTGCATGTTGTGCATTTCTGCACAATCTGTGCATAGACATGAACGATGTCCTTGAGGATGCTGAAGCCTTCCCCCCTGAAGATGGGGACCAGAGTCCTCCCCCTGCCGCAGCATGTGGACAGGAAAGTCCTGGACACCACCTAAGGAACAGGATTGCTGCACAACTCTCTGCTCCTGTCCAAATGGCACCACACCTGAGAGAGCACGATTACATCTAATGAactttgtttttttgtgtttttttttggaaaaacgTGGTTGTCTGTtaacttgtgtttttgaaaTGATGTGCACACATACCTGAtttaattttgtttgttttagtgAGCTCCACTTCTCACTTTAGAGAAAAGaggtgaaataaaataaacctGTGCACCGTTGATTTCAAACTTGGTTTTCCTGAATTGTCTTTCTGCATAATCCCAAATTGGAGACAAATGTCCTTACCTCTTGGATCATTCAATCACGAGCACAGAGCAAAGGTTCAGAAAATGAACACAGGTCTTCTAATACAATCACTTTTGTTTTTGAGTGAAACTCTGCAAATGGTTTGACATGAGCAATTAAGACCGTAAATGGCATGTATATTTTAATGCCTTATACCTATGAAGCGCACACACATATCTTTATTTAAGATGCTGATATTCAGGGTTAATCTTCAGACTTTGGAAAAAACACTTTAGTTCCATGCACACCATTACTTTGTGCACAACTTTTCCTTCTACATTATGAAacccacacagaacaatgtagccatctaacaatcaagcaaacgCAATGTCACCTTCATCACCCGTCTACCTGTATTTACTATATCCCATACAATATTGAAGACATGAAGGACAGTACGTTAAATTAGGTTTATTGTCttccaaataaataatacaagcgAACAAAAACAAGTCTTTTAAGTAACATCAATAATCAACATAGAAATGGCCAATGGTGGGGGGGGGAAATAAATCACATTTTGTCGACCATTTTTTCGAACAGGGTTAGAAATGTATCTGAGTGCTGCATTATTTCTCTGTGGCGTTCGTCCTCTTTTTCTGCCTCGCGTTCTAGGCACTCCAGCACTCCCATAgcaccttttcttttttttggggggggctgctgggtggttccagcctcagacaGTGATGAGGGTGGTGAGGGGTCTGGATCATCAGCCACATTTGGGGGGGGAAGGAAGAGGAGCAGGAAGCAGCCTCCGGATCAAAGAGGATTGTGGGGTTTGCCAAGGCTGAGGCAACAAGGACAGAAGGACTAATTGAAGGCCTTGCACCTATGGCCTCATCCATGGCCATGAAGAAGGGCCATGTTGCAGGGGTTTCTTCCCCCTGATCAGTCCCTGTTCCAGTCCTTGGCCTTTTAAGTTCCTATTGCAAACAAATGCATGTTAGAAATCTTTGTTCAGCTTTttcaaaaacaaacatgttttacaataacaatacaccatttaccttgtatttattttttaggtTCTCCCATTTCTTGGAGGCCTGTTTGTGAGACACATGTTGCCCAAGGTCCAGTTCCTTAATGATTGACCTGTTATCATAGAATATTTAAACAATATATATTGGTGTTAAGGCAATGACCCACAGTGCACATTCATTACTTTCATTGCACAAAATATGAATTGAGTATATAACTCACTCCCATGCTTCTTTTGCAGCATTGCGTATTTTGCAGAACAGGTCATCCTTTTCCATTCTTAAAGCAATAAGTGCCTTGGTTTTTACCACAGTCCCTGAAATTACAAATCACACTTAAGTTTAAACCGATTTCGTAAGTGAATGGATACATGAATTGACACATGTGTTGTTAGTTTGATTCTGATTTAGATTTGTACATCTTCAAAATTTAAATCTAATGTAATCTTGGCAAATCAAATTAACACGTGTAgatttataaatacatgttttagtTAAGGCAACGTATTATTtatcctttaaaaaaataaccacATGGAACTCACATTTGTATGACGTTGTTTCCTCCATGCCCGAAAAACGGTTGCACACCTGTGGAGTGAGATTATCAAGCCTGCATCCATGCAAACTCGCTGTCGGAGGCTTTTATAACCCACTACGCCTCCGCCCTGATTGCTTTGGACCAGCCcttaatatggcggaccctccgcgtgaacgcgcaaacggaggggtagggtgtaggggtagggtgtagggggcggtttgggaatgggccaaaGTTGATCGAAGTGGACAAAGTCAATATATAAGAAGgtaagttttgttttgtttttatacaaAGAGTGTCATATTTACCCAGCTTGTTGCTTGTTTGGTAAAAGAGCTTGCAAGTCAAGAGACAGCATTGTGCACTTAAATGTAACTCTTGACATCATATAGATATATTATAGGTGCTGAGAGGAGTTGGTTTATTGTGCCCCAATGTAAATCCTAATGTGAGAGTTAAAGGACGGTCAACAATAGAATGTACCTTGGTCAGTTTGGATTTATCGTGGCATTTATTCTTAATTAAAGTGAATCTATTTTATTTCAGTCAGTCATTTGTGTGGCCAgggtaaaataaaacattgtcaacatatTATTTTGTGCCACAAGAAGCAGAATGTTTTAACAGTACAGTAGTTtgaatatatttgttgtttacCTTTATCAGACCTCTCAGGCACCCACAACCAGCGTCTGAtcggataaataaaaaatgtaattataccatgTAGGTTTGAATTTGTGAACATCAAATTAATAAATACCTTTGTGTGCTAATGACACTGTCATTATATCAACTGCACTCATTTCCTGGGTAACAATAGGATGGAGAACCAACCCCATTCCAGGAAGAGGTCCAATCTGCCCCGGGTCAGAACAACTTCTATAGGTAAACGATGTTGACAGTTGCATCGTGACACAGTTGTTTGGTATGTAtcattatttttacatttgtttgtttgtatttttttttgtgtAGAAAAAGTATACTTTTATACATTTCCAAATGACACCTACAACATCTTACATCTTAGTGAAGACTATACAAAAAACACCCACAACTATTTTTCAAAGAACAGATATTGTTTCTTGCatccatttcaaatgtttacaaggaTTGTACAGGAGTATGACAAAAGTGCTGTTGTCAGTTTAGAACCCAATGtattacaaaaacaaaacaggaagaggatCGACATCCTTTTGTAAATATGACTGTCATATTATGTATTCGAAAGTAATTATTCAACTGTCTTCTCACTGCAGCAACTACACAATGTGTATGCACCTATCATTATTGATAGACAGTCTGAGCCAGAAGACAAAATGGAGCAAACTGCAGAGGAAAGGTATTAATTGTTACTACTGTATTACCACTTAATTTCTCTATTCACTGTAAATCTTATTACAAGCTTCATCATTTAATATTATAATACATCAGTGTGTCTTTCCCAGCACAGAACACCTGACTGCGGAGGACATTGTTGCAGAACTCTCtgcaaaaataacaaatacatattgCAGCAGGTTCAATATTAATAGAGCCAATGTGTGGGATGGAGCAATCCGCGGCTTCAAATGTGCCTCATTCGACCCTTCTCATGAGATATCAGTTGAGGGACCACCTGAGGATGTTGTGGACACTGGTGGTCCCAAGCGTGAGTTCCTGACCCTCCTTATGGAATGCCTGAGAATGCGAAGAAAACATCATGTCATAGCAACTGTTTGTGCCCCATGGCGATGTGACTTTCCCAGCCTCAAAATATGATTCTAAATGTATAATTTTCTATATAAAGATAGAACTAATACacaattattaatgtataatatattgatgatctccttatctttcttacagtgcagacgcttttctgcttgctcttgtctctgcttactttttatgctgattttcctattcttattctctgaaaacttcgagcagcggctcctggacattaacttatcactgggacagttcatcttcgtaaatagacggagggtttcagccatatttcaacatttttacgacgacctcagtcttacagtagcgtggcctagcaacagctaaagcctggtaggctactgcatgctatttagcttaagctagttggtagcaaaatgcctccgttctctacagatgacttccacaaacttatacagaagatggctgtattggaaatgaaaatgcaacggttggaagttaacgtggaagtgatgaatgacaccactttaccagtgttgcaaaataatggagaagggtatgctaactcacagctagttagcagctacaaggattccaaggaacaggagggctgtgaactgggtaatacatctacaagtggtagtcctccctggaactctctgggtgcaaagcctaagagtaaatcatttccatgggatttgggaggacggataacagacAGAGCCCAGCactctgaaatctgtgatgcgaccggctggcctacattgttatcacccaggaagagcgcctcttcaacccctacgcatactaggaaacagcagtggacagctgctaaagggagaattacaaacaatcctcctaaaccaccaagtgtgccaatccagaacagatacgcttcgctgaccgagaaccggagatctctttctgatgacctggataacccgtcctcttcacacagcagggtaaggaccaatagctactccaaaagtaaaaggctagagggaaagctaacgactgggcctgaaactctgattgtgggtgactctgctgtaagagatgtaaaaggtctgtgtaataagaacaacaccaaagtactctgttttcccaaggatgtggtctctg includes:
- the LOC139435920 gene encoding putative nuclease HARBI1; translated protein: MVSNPHLSAALTCIAIRRLLAGAMARSNRRRRRLRRILVMCQWQGGKGLYMQLNATAPILTVYANPEACLKKDFRVKRSREDIEVFVLLYSLAHGLSLSVVGSAFGIPKSTVHRIIKHVTGKIKANLKTLISLPTADELPEIADGFCQLAKSPAFHRAAGAIDGCHIRIKPPGNEYHKEYINYKLFPSIQMQAICDSTGRFLDVFIGYPGSVHDARVLRNSPIFCQALFPPAGWFLLGDGGYPCLEKPVGLLTPYKVPRGQVQARFNRHHARARSVVERAFGRMKARWRATLFKALEVSPSFAPDIIACCAFLHNLCIDMNDVLEDAEAFPPEDGDQSPPPAAACGQESPGHHLRNRIAAQLSAPVQMAPHLREHDYI